TCTCGCCGTCGGTGGCCACTTTCACGCGGCGCGGGGAATGCGGGCGGCCGGTCTTCACCGTCATCGATTCGAACGGAAAGCTCAACACCTCGTCGGCGCTCCCGAGGCGGCCCAGGGCGCCGCGCAGCAGCAGGCCGGGCATCGCCATGATCCCTGCTGGCTTCAGCACCACGGCCGCCAGTTGCCCGTTTTCGGGTGCCTCGGCGTGCTCGATGCCGACCTGCAGCAGCTGCAACGGATTGTTGCCGACGAAAAGCGTCGGCGTGCGCACCTCGCGCTCCTGCCCGCGCCAGGCCATGCGCAGATTCCAGAGCCGGTGGCCGCGCATCACCGTCAAAAGCCCCGCGAAAAACGCGATCCAGCGGCTGCGGCCATAACGCGCCTTGTAATGTTCGCGCTCTTCCAGCAATTCGGCGTACAGCCCCATGCTGGCATTGACCAGGAACACGCGGTCGTTGACCAGCCCCACCTGCGCCGGCTGCGGCTGCGCGGTCAGCAGCACCTCCAGCGCCTCGGCCGTATCGCCCGGAATACCGTGGGCGCGGCTGAAATAGTTGAAGGTTCCCTGCGGCAGCACGCCGAAAGCCAGCCCGCTGCCGAGCGTGGCCTGCGCCACCGTGTTGATGGTGCCGTCGCCCCCCGCGGCCACCACCACGCCGTCGACAGCGCGGGCGCGCTCCACCGCCTCGCGTGCGAGCGCCTGCACCGTGGTGCGCTCATCCACAAGAAAGATGCGGTGCTTGCGGCCGGCCACGGTGCAGCCTTCCTCGATGATTCGGCGGGTTTCGGCGGTGTCCGCATTGCCCGAGCCGGCGTTGAGCACGATGAACAAAGGGGAATTCGGACCGATTCGAGGCGGCAGCATGTCGGTGGAAACAGGGAGAAAGGAGCACCCCGCAAAGAGCGCAATGCCAAGGGCCGGGGGGCGGAAAAGACTGGGAAAGGGCGATCGCACGGCAATCGGCCCGCCTTTGTCTCACGGGCCGAGGCGCCGCGCCGGCGGCTGGCATCCCGGCTCGCTGTGGGAGAGTTGCCCTCCGACCGTAAAATCGTCCGCTTTCGCGATGCTTCGTCGCGCTACGTCCAACGCCCGGTGACGCCGGCCCGCTTCATGTTGACCTTCCAGCAAATCATTCTCAAACTGCAGTCGTACTGGGCCGACAAGGGCTGTGCGCTGCTGCAACCGTACGACATGGAAGTGGGCGCGGGCACCTCGCACACGGCCACCTTCCTGCGCGCGCTCGGCCCCGAGCCCTGGAAGGCCGCCTACGTGCAGCCCAGCCGCCGCCCCAAGGACGGCCGCTACGGCGAGAACCCCAACCGCCTGCAGCACTACTACCAGTACCAGGTGGTGCTCAAGCCGGCGCCCAGCAACATCCTCGAGTTGTACCTCGGCAGCCTCGAGGCGCTCGGCTTCGACCTGAAGAAGAACGACATCCGCTTTGTCGAAGACGACTGGGAGAACCCCACGCTCGGCGCCTGGGGCCTGGGCTGGGAGGTCTGGCTCAACGGCATGGAGGTGACGCAGTTCACCTACTTCCAGCAGGTGGGTGGCATCGACTGCAAGCCGATTACCGGCGAAATCACCTATGGCCTCGAGCGCCTCGCCATGTACCTGCAGGGCGTGGACAACGTCTACAACCTCACCTGGACCGAAGGCCTGAGCTACGGCGACGTGTACAAGCAGAACGAGGTCGAGCAGTCGACCTACAACTTCGAGCACAGCGATGCCGAGTTCCTGTTCACCGCCTTCAACGCGCACGAAAAGCAGGCCAAGCACCTCATGACCGAACAGCTGGCGCTGCCGGCCTACGAGCAGGTGCTCAAGGCCGCGCACAGTTTCAACCTGCTGGACGCACGCGGCGCCATCAGCGTGACGGAGCGCGCGGCCTACATCGGCCGCATCCGCAATCTTGCGCGCAGCGTGGCGCAGAGCTATTACGAGAGCCGCGAGCGGCTCGGTTTTCCGATGGCGCCGCGCGAGTGGGTTGCGCAAATGACGAAAAAGGCGGCTTGAGCGATGACGAGTGTGCAAAAGAATCTGTTGGTCGAACTCTTCGTTGAAGAGCTGCCGCCCAAGGCGTTGAAGAAACTCGGCCAGGCCTTCGCCAACGGCCTGCGCGACCAGCTCGTGGCGCAGGGGCTCGCCGAGCCGGCCTCCGTGCTCACCGCCTACGCTTCGCCGCGCCGCCTGGCGGCCCACCTCACGCACGTGGCCGAGCGCGCCGCCGACAAGGCCGTGTCGCAGAAGCTCATGCCCGTGGCGGTGGGGCTCGATGCCTCGGGCCAGCCCACGCCCGCGCTGCTCAAGCGGCTGGCCGCCCTGGGTGCCGACGCCTCGGCCGTGCCCGGCCTGAAACGCGCGATGGACGGCAAGGCCGAAGCCCTGTTCTACGAAAGCACCGCCAAGGGCGCGACGCTGCCCGAGGGCCTGCAGAAGGCATTGGCCGAGGCCATCGCCAAGCTGCCGATTCCCAAGGTGATGAGCTACCAGCTCGAAAGCGGCTGCGAGCTGCCGGGCTGGAGCAGCGTGAGCTTCGTTCGCCCAGCGCATGGCCTGGTGGCGCTGCATGGCGACGCCGTGGTGCCCGTCGAGGCACTGGGCCTGCATGCGGGCCGCGAAACCCATGGCCACCGCTTTGAGGCGGCGGTCGACCCGGTGGTGCTGCGCGATGCCAACAGCTACGCGCTGCAGCTGCAGGACGACGGCGCGGTCATCGCAAGCTTCGAAGCCCGCCGCACCGAGATCGCGCGCCAGCTCGCAGCCGCGGCCGTGCGTGTCGGCGGCGGCACCGTGCCCATTCATGACGACGCGCTGCTCGACGAAGTCACGGCACTGGTCGAGCGGCCCAACGTGCTGGTCTGCAGCTTCGAGCGCGAATTCCTCGAAGTGCCGCAGGAGTGCCTCATCCTCACGATGAAGGCCAACCAGAAATACTTTCCGCTGCTCGACGCGTCGGACAAGCTCACCAACAAGTTCCTGGTGGTCAGCAACATCAGCCCCGAGGATGCGAGCGCGGTAGTCGGCGGCAACGAGCGCGTGGTGCGCCCGCGCCTGGCCGACGCCAAGTTTTTCTTCGACCAGGACCGCAAGAAATCGCTGGCCTCGCGCGTCGAGTCGCTCGGCAAGGTGGTCTATCACAACAAGCTGGGCACGCAGGGCGAGCGCGTCGAACGCGTGATGCGCATTGCGCGCGGCATTGCCGAGAAGCTCGGCGACACCACGCTCGCGGCCCAAGCCACGCAGGCCGCGCAGCTCGCCAAGGCCGACCTCGTGACCGACATGGTCGGCGAGTTCCCCGAACTGCAGGGCACCATGGGCCGCTACTACGCACTGCATGACGGACTCGGCGCCGCGGTGGCCGATGCCATCGAAGACCACTACAAGCCGCGCTTCGCCGGCGACGAGCTGCCGCGCAACACCGTCGGCCTCGTGGTCGCGCTGGCCGACAAGCTCGAGACGCTGGTCGGCATGTTCGGCATCGGCAACCTGCCCACCGGCGACCGCGATCCGTTCGCGCTGCGCCGCCATGCGCTGGGCGTGATCCGCATGCTGATCGAGAAAGACCTGCCGCTGGGGCTCGACGCGCTGCTGCAGGACGCCGCCGCCCAGTTCAAGGACATCGCAGGTTTCGACAGCGGCAAGGCCACGGTCGAACTGCAAGACTTCATTTTTGACCGGCTTGCCGGCAGCCTGCGCGAGCAAGGCGCGAGCGCGCAGGAAGTCGATGCCGTGCTGGCACCGCACCCGCAACGCCTGGGCGAAGTACCCAAGCTGCTGGCGGCGGTGCGCGCCTTTGCCGCCTTGCCCGCGGCTGCCGCGCTGGCCGCTGCCAACAAGCGCATCGGCAACATCCTCAAGAAGGCGCCCGAAGCCGACGCGCACGTGAGCGAGCTGCTGCTGCAGGAGCCCGCCGAGAAGGCACTGCACGCCGCGATGGCCGAGGTCGTGCCCGCCGCCAATGCGCAGTTCGATACCGGCGACTACACCGCTTCGCTGCAGACATTGGCCGCGCTGCGGGAACCGGTCGATGCCTTCTTCGACGGCGTGATGGTCAATGCCGAGCAGGCCGACCTTCGCCTCAACCGGCTGGGCCTCCTGATGTCGTTGCACGTCGCGATGAACCGCGTGGCGCAGCTCGAGCGGCTGGCGGCTTGAGTTCCTGCGCTCGATAATCCGGACCATGAACCGCCAGCAACAGATCGACGATTTCCTGCTTCAGGCGCATCGCCTTGCAGTGCGGAGATTGCGCGCCGATCCCGGTCGCATTGCGGACGTGACGGCGACGCTCGAACGTTGGCGCGCGCAAGCCGGCTCTACACGCTCCGACGCCTATTGGGACGAGTGGCACACCATGCTCGCGGCCGGCGTCGATGCCATCGAAGCGGCCACCTGCGGCACCGATGACCACGCCGTTGCGTTGCGCAATGTATCTCCTGTCGGGGTGCTGATGACGCAGCGCGAGCGTGGCGTGCTACTGCGCGCGGCGCGGCAAGGTGCCGATGCAGCGTAGCGAAGCGGAACATGTGCTGCGTGCGGCGGCAGCGATCGCGCAGGAGCAATCTTTTGTCGTGATCGGCAGCCAAGCGTTGTTGTTCCTGCTGAAAGATGCGCCGCCCAGCCTGCTGATGTCACGCGAACTCGATCTTTATCCCGCGTTGCATCCGGAGAAGGCCGACCTGATCGACGGAGCCATCGGGGCGCTATCGAGCTTCGACGACACCTTCGGATACCACGCCGATGGGGTCGGACCCGAAACGGCGGTGATGCCGGGCGACTGGATGCAACGCGCCAGTCTTCACTATGTTGGCGACTTGACGGTGGTTTGTCCGGAGTTGCACGATCTGGCGTTGTCCAAATGCGTCGCGGGTCGCGAGAAGGACGCCGATTTCGTGCGAGAACTGCTGAAGCTCGATCTGGTGTCCGCAGTCGCTTTGCAAGAGCGTGCGGCCTTGCTGGATGCCGCAAAGTACCCAGTGGCACAGATCGGCGACTGGATCGAACGGCGCCGCATCGAAGCGGGAAGGACCCCATGAAACTCGTCATCCTCGACCGCAACGGCACGATCAACGTGCACCGCGAAGATTTCGTCAAGAGCGACGTCGAGTGGACGCCGCTGCCCGGTGCGCTCGAGGCCGTGGCCAAGCTCAACCATGCCGGCTGGCACGTGGTGGTTGCGTCCAACCAGTCGGGCCTGGGCCGCGGCCTGTTCGACATGGCCTCGCTCAACGCCATGCACGCCAAGATGCACAAGATGCTCGCGGCCGTGGGCGGGCGGGTCGATGCGGTCTTCTATTGCCCGCACAGCCCCGATGAGGGCTGCAAATGCCGCAAGCCGGCGCCCGGCCTGTTCCGCCAGATCGGCGACCGCTACGGCATCGACCTGAAAGACGTGCCCACGGCGGGCGACAGCCTGCGCGACCTGCAGGCCGGTGCGGCCGCCGGCTGCGAGCCGCACCTGCTGCTCACCGGCATGGGCGCGGCCTGCATCGGCGTCGATCCGCTGCCTTCCGAATACCCGGCGAACACCCTGGTTCATGCGAACCTCGCCGCCTTTGTAGACTTCTTGCTTGCGCGCGAAGCGCAGGCTGCATTGCAGGTGGCTGTCTGATGGCGTTTTTCCGTTCCGTTCTCCACGCGCTGTGGATGCTCGTCACCGTGGTGCCCTGGGGCATCATCATGTGCGTCAGCTCGCTCTGGAAGCGCGGCATTCCGCTCTACTGGATGGCGGAGCAGTGGCTCAGCTGGGCCATCGGCGGCGCGCGCGTGCTGCTGGGCATCCAGACCCGCGTGACCGGCATGGAAAACCTGCCGACCGACAAGCTGGCCGGTGCGGTCTTGCTGGTGAAGCACCAGTCGACGCTCGAGACTTTCCTGATGCCCACGCTGATGCCGCATCCGCTGGCGTTCGTGTTCAAGAAGGAACTGATCTACGTGCCCTTCTTCGGCTGGGCGATGGCGCGGCTCGACATGATCCACATCGACCGCAGCCAGCGCGCCCAGGCCTTCAACAAGGTCGTGAACCAGGGGCGCAAGCTGCTCGCGCAGGGCATCTGGATCATCATGTTTCCCGAAGGCACCCGCATTCCGCGCGGCCAGAAGGGCACCTACAAGAGCGGCGGCACGCGGCTCGCATGCGAGACCGGCGTGCCGGTCATTCCGGTCGCCGTCACCTCGGCGAAGGTGTGGCCGCGCAAGGCGTTCATCAAGCGGCCGGGCGTGGTCGACGTGTCGATCGGCCCGGCGATTCCCAGCGCCGGCCGCAAGCCCGATGAACTGATGCGCGAGGTCGAGGCCTGGATCGAAGCCGAGATGCGCCGGCTCGACCCCGAGGCATACCGCGACAGCCCGCCGCTGCAGGCTCCGCAAGAAGTGCACTGAAGAAGAACAAAAAGAAAGAACCCGACATGCGGGGACTGCTTCAGTTCACGATGGATCTGTTCGAAGGGCTGGGCAACGAGTTTGCGCCGGCCAAGCCGCCCGAGCCCAAACGAGGAAAGGTCAAGAAGAAGGCGCCGCCGATGGTGACGCCCGCGCCTGCGCCTCCGGCGGCCGATGCGCCGCAGCAACCCATCCAGGCCGGTCCCGCGCTGCCCGCCGTTCCGCTGCGCGACACGCTGGCGCTCGCAAGCTTCGTGCACCCCCAGGCCACGCGCGAAGCGGTGCTGGGTTCGGCGCGCGTGGCCTATGAGTTCAAGCGCGGCAAGCGCAAGACCATCGGGTTCCTGGTCGGCGCCGAAGGCCTGTCGGTGCGCGCGCCGCGCTGGGTCACGCTGCGCGATGTCGATGCCGCCATTCAGGAAAAAGCCGACTGGATCATTCGCAAGCTGCTGGAGACACGGCAACGCCACGCGCGCGTCGAGGCGACGCGCATCGAATGGAAAGACGGCGCGGAGTTTCCGTTCATGGGCGAGCCGGTCGTGATCCGGCTCGATCCGAAGCATGGCTTCGCAAGTGTCGGAGGCACGCTCGACGAGGCCGATGCCGCGGGCGGCCCGCGCATCCTGCGGCTGGCCGTGGCGCAGAACGCCGGGCCTTCGCAGATCCGCGATGCCGCGCAGGCGTGGCTGATGCGGCAGGCGCGCAAGCTGTTCATCGAACGGCTCGACCACTTCGCGCCGCGGCTCGGCGTGCGCTGGCAGAAGCTCTCGCTCTCGAATGCGGCCACGCGCTGGGGCAGCGCGAGCGCGGACGGTTCGATTCGCCTCAACTGGCGGCTCATTCATTTCCGCTTGCCGGTGATCGACTACGTCGTCGCGCATGAGCTGGCCCACCTGCGCGTGATGGACCATTCGCACCGCTTCTGGGAAACCGTCGAGAGCGTGGTGCCCGACTACGACCTGCTGCGCCAGCAGCTGAAGGACGAAGCCGTTCCTCGCTGGAACTGACTGACTGGCTGATGCGCCGGCCGGCGCGCCGCGCTATTCCTTCACCGAGCCGGTCATTCCCGACACGTAGTACTCGACGAAGAACGAGTAGATGAACGCCACCGGCAGCGAGCCGAGCAGCGCACCCGCCATCAGCGGCCCCCACTGGTACACGTCGCCTTGCACCAGCTCGGTCACCACGCCGACCGGCAGCGTCTTCACTTCCGACGACGAGATGAACGTGAGCGCATAGATGAACTCGTTCCACGACAGCGTGAACGCGAAGATGCCCGCCGAGATGAGCCCGGGCACCGCCAGGGGCAGCACGATCTTCACGAGAATCTGCCAGCGGCTCGCGCCGTCGATGAGCGCGCACTCTTCGAGCTCGGCCGGAATCGAACGGAAGTAGCCCATCAAGAGCCACGTGCAGAAGGGAATGAGAAAGGTCGGGTAGGTGAGGATCAGCGCCCAGCGCGTGTCGAAGAGCCCGAGGTTGAACACCACGTTGGCCAGCGGAATGAACAGGATCGACGGCGGCACCATGTACGCGAGAAAGATCGAAAGCCCCACATGCTTCGATCCCTTGAAGCGAAGCCGCTCGATGGCGTACGCCGCGAACACCGAGGCCGCGAGCGACACGAAGGTCGACACCACCGACACCAGCACCGTGTTCCACAGCCACTGCGGGTACGAGGTCTCGAACAGCAGCTTGTAGAAATGCGAGAGCGTCGGGTTGATCACCCAGAACGGATTGCCTTCGCGCGAGAGCAGTTCGGCATCGGGCTTCACCGAGGTGATGGCCATCCAGTAGAACGGGAACAGCAGCACGATCAGGAAGACCACGAGCGGCAGGTACACGGTCACCAGCTTGCGCGGGACCGTGTCGAGGTAGCTCATGCCGACGGTGTCGACCTGGCCGGTGTTGCTCATTTCAAGATCCTCATTTGTCCGATCCGCCTTGCTGCCACGCGCGGCGCTGCAGGCCGAAGAAGCTGAACATCACGCAGGCCAGCAGGAACGGCACCATCGCGATGGCGATGGCCGCGCCTTCGCCGAGCGCACCGCCCGAGATCGCGCGCTGGAACGACAGCGTGGCCATCAGGTGCGTGGCGTTCAGCGGGCCGCCGCGGGTGATCACGTAGATGAGCTGGAAGTCGGTGAAAGTGAACAGCACCGAGAAGGTCATGACCACCGCGATGATCGGCGTGAGCAGCGGCATCGTCACGTGGCGGAACTGCTGCCACGGCGTTGCGCCGTCGATGGCGGAGGCTTCGTAGTAGGAGGGCGAGATGGTCTGCAGCCCCGCAAGCAGCGTGATCGCCACGAAGGGCACGCCGCGCCACACGTTGGCGATGATCACCGCGATGCGTGCATTCCACGGCGAGCCGAGGAAGTCGATGTACTGGTCGATCAGCCCCATCTTCACCAGCGCCCAGCTGATGATGGAGAACTGCGAGTCGTAGATCCACCAGAACGCGATCGCCGAGAGCGCGGTGGGCACGATATACGGCAGCAGGATCACCGCGCGGAAGAAGGTCTTGAACCGAATGTTCCGGTTCAGCAGGATCGCGAGCCACAGGCCCAGGAAGAACTTCAGCACGCTCGCCACCGCCGTGTAGAAGAGCGTGTTGAAGAGGGCGAGCCGTGTCACGGCATCGCCCCACAGGTATTCGTAGTTCTCCAGGCCAATCCATTGGCCCGAGCGGCCCACCTTCGCATCGGTGAAGCCCAGGTAGGTGCCCAGCCCGAGCGGGTAGGTCAGGAACAGAAGCAGCAGCACCGCCGCAGGCAGCATGAATGCCAGCCCGAGGGCGTTGCGGCTGTTCTGGAACCTGGCCAGGAGTGTCATGGGGTGGACAGCGTGGGTGTTGAAAGGATCAGACCTTGTAGTACCGCTCGGCGCGCTTCTGCGCGCGCTCGGCCGCTTCCTTGGGCGTCTTCGATCCGCTCGCCGCTTCGGCCACCATGTTCGGGATGATGAAGTCCGCCGCCGCGCCCGCCGAGGCATAGCCCAGCTTGCCGTCGTAGCCGCCGGGGCGCAGGTTCTTCACCGAGTCGCGGTACGGCATGTTCTTCGGGTCCGAGGTCCAGATGGTGCTGTTCTCGTAGAAGCGCAGGGGCTGCGCCACATAGCCGCCGCCGCCTTGCAGCCACGGGTCGAACTGTTCCTTCTCCATCATGAAGCGCAGGAACTCCTTGGCCGCCTGCGGGAATTTCGTGTACTTCATGACCATCTGGTTGAAGAACAGGTGCGACTCCGTCGGCACGCCGACCGGCCCGATCGGGAACACGGCGTGGTTGATGTCCGCGGCCATTTCCTTGATCTTCGGGTCGGCCGAATTCTTCGCGGCGTAGTAGACCGAGATGCCGTTGTTGGTGACGCTGATCTGCCCGTCGAGGAAGGCCTTGTTGTTGTTCGGGTCCAGCCACGAGAGCGTGCCCGGAATGAAGTTGGCGTACAGCTCCTTGCCGTACTCCAGCGCCTTGAGCGTCTCGGGGCTGTCGATCACCACCTTGTTGGTCTTGTCGACCAGCTTGCCGCCGTGCGACCAGATGAGCCAGTTGCACCAGGTGCTGTCGCCGGTCGCATTGCCCAGCGCCATGCCGCCGGGCGTGCCCTTTTCCTTCAGCGCCTTGTAGAGCTTCAGGAACTCGTCGGTGGTCTTGGGAAAGGTCGCGAAGCCCGCGGCCTTGACCATGCTGTCCCGGTACACGATGAGCGAGCCCGAGGCGCCCAGCGGCAGGCCCAGCCACTTCTTGCCGTCGGGCCGCATGAAGGCCTCGCCCGCAGGGTACCAGCCGCCGTATTTCTTGCCGAGGTATTCGGCCAGGTCGGTCACGTCGAGCAGCTTGTCGGGGTAGAGGTTGGCGTCGTCGTTGGTCGACAGGATGATGTCGGGGCCCGCGCCCGTGTTGGCGGCCACCGCCGCCTTGGGCCGCACGTCTTCCCAGCCCTCGTTGTCCACGCGTACTTCCACGCCGGTGGCTTCGGTGAACTTCTTCACGTTGGCCATGTAGGCATCGATGTCGCCCTGCACGAAGCGGCTCCAGCGCAGCACGCGCAGCTTGGCGCCCTTCTCGGGCTTGAAGGTCAGGGTCTGCTGCGCCTGTGCAAAAGGCGCGAAAAGCGCGCTGCCTGCGCCGACGGTCGCGGCGGCGGCAACGCCGGCCGAACTCTCGAGAAACCTGCGGCGATTGAAATCACTCATGAGCTGTCTCCTTCGTTGTAAACGGACCGGTGTGAAGCAAAAAAGTCAGGCAACCAGGCGCAGGCCGCTTACGGCATCGAACAGGTGCGCGCGCGCCAGGTCGGGCAAGAGATGAATCGTGCTGCCGGGCGCGAAGTCGTAGCGCTCGCGGAACACGGCCGAGAGGTCGGCGCCTTCGTGGCGGCACGCGACGAAGGTGTCCATGCCGGTCGGCTCCATCACGACC
The Variovorax paradoxus genome window above contains:
- a CDS encoding diacylglycerol/lipid kinase family protein, which codes for MLPPRIGPNSPLFIVLNAGSGNADTAETRRIIEEGCTVAGRKHRIFLVDERTTVQALAREAVERARAVDGVVVAAGGDGTINTVAQATLGSGLAFGVLPQGTFNYFSRAHGIPGDTAEALEVLLTAQPQPAQVGLVNDRVFLVNASMGLYAELLEEREHYKARYGRSRWIAFFAGLLTVMRGHRLWNLRMAWRGQEREVRTPTLFVGNNPLQLLQVGIEHAEAPENGQLAAVVLKPAGIMAMPGLLLRGALGRLGSADEVLSFPFESMTVKTGRPHSPRRVKVATDGEIAWAEMPLLFRVAPEPLWLVRPDVAPELEAAKQ
- a CDS encoding DUF6036 family nucleotidyltransferase, yielding MQRSEAEHVLRAAAAIAQEQSFVVIGSQALLFLLKDAPPSLLMSRELDLYPALHPEKADLIDGAIGALSSFDDTFGYHADGVGPETAVMPGDWMQRASLHYVGDLTVVCPELHDLALSKCVAGREKDADFVRELLKLDLVSAVALQERAALLDAAKYPVAQIGDWIERRRIEAGRTP
- a CDS encoding M48 family metallopeptidase: MDLFEGLGNEFAPAKPPEPKRGKVKKKAPPMVTPAPAPPAADAPQQPIQAGPALPAVPLRDTLALASFVHPQATREAVLGSARVAYEFKRGKRKTIGFLVGAEGLSVRAPRWVTLRDVDAAIQEKADWIIRKLLETRQRHARVEATRIEWKDGAEFPFMGEPVVIRLDPKHGFASVGGTLDEADAAGGPRILRLAVAQNAGPSQIRDAAQAWLMRQARKLFIERLDHFAPRLGVRWQKLSLSNAATRWGSASADGSIRLNWRLIHFRLPVIDYVVAHELAHLRVMDHSHRFWETVESVVPDYDLLRQQLKDEAVPRWN
- the glyS gene encoding glycine--tRNA ligase subunit beta, encoding MTSVQKNLLVELFVEELPPKALKKLGQAFANGLRDQLVAQGLAEPASVLTAYASPRRLAAHLTHVAERAADKAVSQKLMPVAVGLDASGQPTPALLKRLAALGADASAVPGLKRAMDGKAEALFYESTAKGATLPEGLQKALAEAIAKLPIPKVMSYQLESGCELPGWSSVSFVRPAHGLVALHGDAVVPVEALGLHAGRETHGHRFEAAVDPVVLRDANSYALQLQDDGAVIASFEARRTEIARQLAAAAVRVGGGTVPIHDDALLDEVTALVERPNVLVCSFEREFLEVPQECLILTMKANQKYFPLLDASDKLTNKFLVVSNISPEDASAVVGGNERVVRPRLADAKFFFDQDRKKSLASRVESLGKVVYHNKLGTQGERVERVMRIARGIAEKLGDTTLAAQATQAAQLAKADLVTDMVGEFPELQGTMGRYYALHDGLGAAVADAIEDHYKPRFAGDELPRNTVGLVVALADKLETLVGMFGIGNLPTGDRDPFALRRHALGVIRMLIEKDLPLGLDALLQDAAAQFKDIAGFDSGKATVELQDFIFDRLAGSLREQGASAQEVDAVLAPHPQRLGEVPKLLAAVRAFAALPAAAALAAANKRIGNILKKAPEADAHVSELLLQEPAEKALHAAMAEVVPAANAQFDTGDYTASLQTLAALREPVDAFFDGVMVNAEQADLRLNRLGLLMSLHVAMNRVAQLERLAA
- a CDS encoding ABC transporter substrate-binding protein → MSDFNRRRFLESSAGVAAAATVGAGSALFAPFAQAQQTLTFKPEKGAKLRVLRWSRFVQGDIDAYMANVKKFTEATGVEVRVDNEGWEDVRPKAAVAANTGAGPDIILSTNDDANLYPDKLLDVTDLAEYLGKKYGGWYPAGEAFMRPDGKKWLGLPLGASGSLIVYRDSMVKAAGFATFPKTTDEFLKLYKALKEKGTPGGMALGNATGDSTWCNWLIWSHGGKLVDKTNKVVIDSPETLKALEYGKELYANFIPGTLSWLDPNNNKAFLDGQISVTNNGISVYYAAKNSADPKIKEMAADINHAVFPIGPVGVPTESHLFFNQMVMKYTKFPQAAKEFLRFMMEKEQFDPWLQGGGGYVAQPLRFYENSTIWTSDPKNMPYRDSVKNLRPGGYDGKLGYASAGAAADFIIPNMVAEAASGSKTPKEAAERAQKRAERYYKV
- a CDS encoding lysophospholipid acyltransferase family protein; the encoded protein is MAFFRSVLHALWMLVTVVPWGIIMCVSSLWKRGIPLYWMAEQWLSWAIGGARVLLGIQTRVTGMENLPTDKLAGAVLLVKHQSTLETFLMPTLMPHPLAFVFKKELIYVPFFGWAMARLDMIHIDRSQRAQAFNKVVNQGRKLLAQGIWIIMFPEGTRIPRGQKGTYKSGGTRLACETGVPVIPVAVTSAKVWPRKAFIKRPGVVDVSIGPAIPSAGRKPDELMREVEAWIEAEMRRLDPEAYRDSPPLQAPQEVH
- a CDS encoding carbohydrate ABC transporter permease, which gives rise to MTLLARFQNSRNALGLAFMLPAAVLLLLFLTYPLGLGTYLGFTDAKVGRSGQWIGLENYEYLWGDAVTRLALFNTLFYTAVASVLKFFLGLWLAILLNRNIRFKTFFRAVILLPYIVPTALSAIAFWWIYDSQFSIISWALVKMGLIDQYIDFLGSPWNARIAVIIANVWRGVPFVAITLLAGLQTISPSYYEASAIDGATPWQQFRHVTMPLLTPIIAVVMTFSVLFTFTDFQLIYVITRGGPLNATHLMATLSFQRAISGGALGEGAAIAIAMVPFLLACVMFSFFGLQRRAWQQGGSDK
- the gmhB gene encoding D-glycero-beta-D-manno-heptose 1,7-bisphosphate 7-phosphatase — encoded protein: MKLVILDRNGTINVHREDFVKSDVEWTPLPGALEAVAKLNHAGWHVVVASNQSGLGRGLFDMASLNAMHAKMHKMLAAVGGRVDAVFYCPHSPDEGCKCRKPAPGLFRQIGDRYGIDLKDVPTAGDSLRDLQAGAAAGCEPHLLLTGMGAACIGVDPLPSEYPANTLVHANLAAFVDFLLAREAQAALQVAV
- the glyQ gene encoding glycine--tRNA ligase subunit alpha is translated as MLTFQQIILKLQSYWADKGCALLQPYDMEVGAGTSHTATFLRALGPEPWKAAYVQPSRRPKDGRYGENPNRLQHYYQYQVVLKPAPSNILELYLGSLEALGFDLKKNDIRFVEDDWENPTLGAWGLGWEVWLNGMEVTQFTYFQQVGGIDCKPITGEITYGLERLAMYLQGVDNVYNLTWTEGLSYGDVYKQNEVEQSTYNFEHSDAEFLFTAFNAHEKQAKHLMTEQLALPAYEQVLKAAHSFNLLDARGAISVTERAAYIGRIRNLARSVAQSYYESRERLGFPMAPREWVAQMTKKAA
- a CDS encoding carbohydrate ABC transporter permease, whose protein sequence is MSNTGQVDTVGMSYLDTVPRKLVTVYLPLVVFLIVLLFPFYWMAITSVKPDAELLSREGNPFWVINPTLSHFYKLLFETSYPQWLWNTVLVSVVSTFVSLAASVFAAYAIERLRFKGSKHVGLSIFLAYMVPPSILFIPLANVVFNLGLFDTRWALILTYPTFLIPFCTWLLMGYFRSIPAELEECALIDGASRWQILVKIVLPLAVPGLISAGIFAFTLSWNEFIYALTFISSSEVKTLPVGVVTELVQGDVYQWGPLMAGALLGSLPVAFIYSFFVEYYVSGMTGSVKE